Part of the Pseudomonas sp. P8_241 genome is shown below.
TGCAGGAAATCCGGGGTTTTCTCGATCACTACAACGTGCCCCTGTACAGCGAACACCTGAGTTACTGCAGCGATGACGGACACCTGTACGACCTGTTGCCGTTGCCCTTTACCGAAGAGGCGGTGCACCACGTCGCCGGGCGAATTCGCCAGACGCAGGATATTCTCGGGCGGCGGCTGGCGGTGGAAAACGTCTCTTACTACGCCGCCCCGCAGCAGGATATGGACGAAGTGACGTTCACCAATGCGGTTTTGCGCGAGGCCGACTGCGACCTGTTACTCGACGTCAATAACGTCTATGTGAACTCGATCAACCATGGGTTTGACCCGCAGGCGTTTCTCGCGGGCATCGATTCGAACCGGGTGGTGGCCATGCACATCGCCGGGCACTTCGACGAGTCCGACACCCTGAAAATCGACACCCATGGTGCTTCGGTCAAACCGGCAGTCTGGTCATTGCTGGCTCAGGCATACGCACGGTTCGGTGCGCAACCGACCTTGCTGGAGCGGGATTTCAACTTTCCTGCATTCACGGAGCTGGCGACGGAATTACAGACCATCCGCCGTTTGCAGGAGAGGGCTTGAACCGTGGCAAATCACTCTTTGCATCAACAGCAAATCGCCATGGGCCAATATGTGCGTGACCCCGAACATTGTGCTCCGCCAGCCGACATGGACCCTGTGCGGGCACAGGTGTATCGCGATCTGGTGTTTGCCAACCTGTCGTCGCTGCTCAGCGGCACTTTTCCCGTATTGGTGAAAATTCTGGGCGATGAACGCTGGCGTTCGCTGGTGCGGATTTTTCTGCGTGACTATCGGGCTCGCACACCAAAATTTGCAGAAATTGCCCAGGAGTTTGTCGAGTTTCTTGCAGTTGATCCCAAGGCTTTGGCTGATGGGCTTTGGCCGCCATTCATGGTGGAGCTCGCCCATTACGAGTGGGTGGAGATGGCGCTGCAACAGTCCGATGCCGAGCCTTTACCGGCCACCAGTGCCTTGTTGTTGCTGGATCGGCCCCTGCGGATTTCGCCGCTGGCTTGGCCGTTAGGTTATGACTGGCCGGTACAGCGGGTCGGTCCCGCTTATCAGCCGCACGTGCTGCCTGACCAGCCATCTTTGCTCCTGGTGCGCCGGACGGAGGACTGGAGCGTGAAGTTTTGCGCGTTGAGTCCGCTGGCGTGGCGGTTGTTGCAGCGGATCGGGGAGTTACCTGAACTCACTGGGCGTGAACATTTGCAGGGCTTGGCGGTAGAGGCGGGGCAGGAGGGTTCTTCAACGTTTTTCGAGGGCGGGCTGGGGTTATTGAAAATGTTGCATTTCGACGCGGTGGTAGGGATTGTTTGACCTTGGTCACCGCATCGCAGCAAAGGCAGCCTTGCGTCTTGCACCGTCCGTCAAGACGCTTTCGCCGGCAAGCCGGCTCCTACACGATTTTTTCTACTTCGCCGCCTTGTGTCCCGGCAATCTGAGCTGCGCGCACAACCCCCCACCTTCACGATTGCTCAAGGTCAACGCCCCACCAATCGCCATCGCCAATTGCTGGGCAATCGCCAACCCCAACCCCGTGCCGCCGGTGTTGCGGTTGCGTGAATTTTCCACGCGGTAGAAGGGCTCCATGACTTGCTTCAATTCTTCTTCGGCAATTCCGGGGCCGCGGTCCATGATGTTGACCGAGAGGCTGCCGTCGGCCAGGTTTTCCACATTCAACTCTGCGGCACCGGCAAATTTCAGCGCGTTGTCCGTCAGGTTGACCAACACCCGGCGCAGGGCATGGGGGCGGGTGTCGATGATGGCGGCGCACTTGCCGGCGAGCTGCACGTCCTTGCCCATGTCTTGATAGTCGAATACCAGGCTGTCGAGGAACGCGTCCAGGTCGATGCGCCGGCTTTCTTCGGTGGCGCCGTGGATGCTGCGGGCGTAGGCCACGCCTTCGCGAACCAGGTGTTCCATTTCGCCCAGGTCGTTCCAGAGTTTGTCTTTTTCGCTGGAGTCGTCCATGAACTCGGCGCGCAGTTTCATCCGGGTGATGGGGGTTTGCAGGTCGTGGGAGATCGCCGCCAGCAGTTGCATGCGTTCTTTCAAATAAGCCGCAATGCGCGCCTGCATCGCATTGAAGGCTTTGGCGGCGTGGGCGACTTCAGTCGGGCCTTTTTCGTCCAGGAGCACCGGGTGAGCGTTGGGGTCCAGGGTTTCGACGGCATTGGCCAGGCGGGTGAGGGGACGGATCGCGATTCTCACGGCCAGCCAGGTGCAGGCGATCAGCAGGGCCAGTTGCCCCAGCAGCACCACGGGCAACCACGGCGACAGAGGCACCATCGACGGGCGAACGTCGATGGTCAACGGGCTGCCGTCTGCGAGTTTCAGATGCACCTGAAAGTGTTTTTTCGGCCCGGGAATATCGGTGAACGTCATTGGGTAGTCATGCCCGATGGCGTCTTTGATCGAGGCCATCGCGATGGGCGCGTTGGGCATGTCCGCCCCCATGGGCGTACCCGGTACGCCCTCGTTGAGCAGATAGCTGTAGTTGCGTCGCTCCAGCTGTTGCAGCCAGCTGGCGCGCTCCACGGCAGGCAGGCGGTCGAGAATGGCGATGGAGGTCGAGACGTCGGTTTCGAGGTTGCCGAGCATGGTGTTTTTCGACGTTTCGTAGCGCTCGTAGTACTGCGCGCCGAAGGACAGCGCCTGGGCGAGGATCAGGCCGATCAGGAAGATCAGCGACAGCCGCGAGGCCAGGGTGCGTGGCCAGCGCATCGACAGCGTCATGCAGAGTCACCGAGTATTTCCACCGGCAGGGAAAACACGTAACCCTCGCTGCGTACGGTCTTGATGTAGGCCGGTTCACGGGCGTCGTCCAGCAGGCGCTGGCGCAGGCGGCTGACCAGCAGGTCGATGGAGCGATCGAACAGGTCGGCGTCGCGGCCCTGGGTCAGGTTCAGCAATTGATCGCGATTGAGCACCCGTTGCGGATGGTCGAGGAACACCCTCAGCAGGCGATATTCCGCACCGCTCAAGGCCACCATGGTGCCGTCGCCGTCGAGCAGGTGACGCGCTGATGTATCCAGGCGCCAGCGTCCGAAGGCCAACAGGCGCCCGGCTTCGGTGACCACCAGGTTCGGCGGCAGCATGCGTGTGCGCCGCAGCACGGCGTTGATGCGCGCCAGCAGTTCGCGGGCGGCGAAGGGCTTGACCAGGTAATCGTCGGCGCCCATTTCCAGGCCGATGATGCGGTCGGTTTCATCGTTGCGCGCAGTGAGCATCAGGACCGGCGTGGCCTTGTGTTTGCCGGCGCGCAACTCGCGGCACAGCAGCAGGCCATCGTCCCCCGGCATCATGATGTCCAGCACGATCAGGTCCACCGGCGTGGTTTCAAGGAAGGCGCGCATCTGTCGGCCATCGGCAACGACGGTGGTGCGCAGGCCGTTCTTCTTCAGGTAGTTGCCCACCAGTTCACGGATCTCGCGGTCATCGTCAACGATGAGGATGTGATCGACATGCTCCATTTGGCCAAGCCTCTGAAAGTGGGAGTGTGCACAGTCTATCGAGCCTTGGTTCGCTCGCCTGCGGCCCTTTGTATTGCAGTGTATCGGGTCGGTCGATGGATACACGGGGAGGCAAAAACGCGGTTTTCCACGGGTTTTGTATCGCTCTGTATCCCGCCCCGGTCCTGATACGTACCGATTTATCCGCGCCGATTCCCGACACATACGGGATACCTCGCAGGCTTTAAATGAGTTCCATCGAGGCAAGCCCGGACGCCTCGGACCAACGAACCATCGAGCCATCAAAATCCTGAGGTAACCGCCATGAACACCAAAGCCGTCTACGCCGCTTGCCTGTTTGCCGCACTGAACATCTGCACCTTGTCAGCCCGTGCGCAAGCCGATGTCACCCCGCAAACCTACACCTACGGCACGCATCTGGACATCAAGAAAGTGCTGTCGCTGACCGAGGACGCCTCGCCGTCCTGCGGCGTCGTGAATGCCCAGCTGACTTACCTGGATTCCCAGAGCAAAACCCAGGTCCTGGACTATCGCAAGTTTGCCGACCACTGCAACTCGGACAACTGAGTGCCGCGCCTTTTTTCCCTTTGATACAGGAAGACCCGCATGAATAACCTCACCCGCTTTTTGACCGCTATCGCGTTTTCTGTCGCCGGCGCTGCCGCCCATGCCAATGCTGGCGTTGAACAGGATGCGTGCGCCAGCAGCATTTGCTTCCAACTGACGCCGATGATGCAGAACGGTGATCACGGCTTCCTCGCCCAGGACGGTGCCAGCCGCACGCCGCAGGGGCAGATGCAGGAAGAACAAACGGCCTGACGCCGAACACGATTCTGAGGAGCACACTGGCCCCCTGCAGGAGCGAGCCTGCTCGTGATGGCATCTGCACATTCAACCTCGTCATTGACTGACAGTGCGCTATCGCGAGCAGGCTCGCTCCTGCAGGGGGCGCGGATGGTCTCTCGCTCGCTTACAAGGTGAACCCCATGTTACTCATCGCTTTCCTGGGCGGCCTGTTGACCGTCCTCAGTCCTTGCATCCTCCCGGTTGTGCCGTTCCTGTTTGCCGGGGCTGACCGTACGCGTGTATCAATACTGCTCACCCTTGGCGGCATGGTCCTGACCTTCGCCCTGATTTCCAGCCTGGCGGTGGTCAGCAGTGAGTGGGTGATCCAGGCCAACAATACCGGCCGTCATGTGGCGCTGATCGTGATGGTGCTGTTTGCCTTGTCGCTGATTTCGGCGCGAGTCGCTGACGGGCTGGCGCGTCCGTTCGTACTGCTGGGCAATCGACTCAATCCGAACACCGGCAAAATCTGCGGCCCGTTGAGTTCAATCATGATCGGTGTCGCCACCGGACTGCTCTGGGCACCTTGCGCGGGGCCGATCCTCGGGGTGATCCTCACCGGCGCCATGCTGCAAGGTGCGAACGCCCACACCAGCCTGTTGCTGCTGGCCTATGGCGCGGGCAGTGCCTTGTCACTCGGCGCGCTGATCTTTGCCGGTCGCGGCCTGGTCAATCGCCTGAAACCTTCGATTGCGCTCACCGGCTGGCTTCGACGTGGCACCGGGTTGGCGGTGCTGGCCGGTGCTGCGGTGATTTCCACTGGGGCAGGCGACGTGCTGCTGGCAAACACCTCTTCCGAAAGGGGCAGCCGTGTCGAAAAAAGCGTGCTGGAAAGCGTGCCGAAGGTCGTCGATTACTTCGTCAGCAAGGTCAAGGCAGACAGCGCCATGGATAATGGCCGGGCGGCGCCGTCACTGTCCGGCGCCGTGCAATGGCTCAACTCGCCAGCGCTGAGCAACGAGTCGCTCAAAGGTAAGGTAGTGCTGGTGGACTTCTGGACCTTCGACTGCATCAACTGCAAGCACACCTTGCCGTACGTGAAGGACTGGGCGAAAAAATACGCGAAGGATGGCCTGGTGGTGATCGGCGTGCACACACCGGAATACGGTTTTGAGCGCATCGTCGACAACGTCAAGGCCAAGGTGCAGGAATACGGCATCACCTACCCGGTGGCGATCGACAACAACTATGCGATCTGGCGCAACTTCGACAATCAGTACTGGCCGGCTCACTACCTCATCGATGCCAAGGGCCAGGTGCGCTACACCCACTTCGGCGAAGGCAGTCATGACGATCAGGAGAAGATGATTCAGCAGCTGCTGGAGGAAGCAAAGGCCGGCGCTCCGGCAGTTTGATGCGATGCTTCAATGGCTCATCGGCGCGGCGTCGTGGGCCGTTGTTTTTTTCTCCTGATTGCGCCGCCACGCAGCCGGCGGCGCGCCGTACTCACGACGGAAGGCGCGACTGAACGCAGTGTCCGTCTGGTAACCCACTTCCTCGGCAATGCGCATCAACGAACTGTTGCTGCTGCGCAACAGATTGGCCGCCAGCAACATGCGCCATTGCGTCAGGTACTGCATCGGTGAAACCCCCACCAGTTGCTGGAAACGTTCGGCCAGCACCGATCGGGACGTGCCGGCGGTGCGGGCCAGTTCTTCGAGCGTCCAGGCGTGACAGGGCTTTTTGTGCAAGGCATCGAGGGCCGCGCCGACAATCCGGTCGCGCACACCGGCCAGCCACCCGGTGCGTCCTTCGCCTTGTTCGCTCATGTACAGGCGCAGGACCTCGATGAACAAAACCTCCGCCAGTTTCGCCAGCACGCCTTCGCCGCCGGGTCGCGGCGAGCGGGCTTCGGCGAGGGCATAACGCACTGAAGATTCGAGCCAGATACCGGCGTTCGAGCCGCGCACATTGACCCGCACCACGGGCGGCAAGCCGGTCAGCAGTATGCCGGCCAACCGCGCGTCGCACGCCAGGTAGCCACACACCAGGCGCGTGATCGCGCCGCCACCGCCGTGGCTGAGTTGCCGGGGTCGACGCGCCAATACCTCGTCCAGCCGAGCGCCTTTGGCAGGGGGCAAGCCCGGTTGCGAGCACATGCGATGGGCGTCCCCTTGAGGAAACACCACGACGTCACCGGCGCTCAAGAGCAGGGGCGGCTGATCACCGAGTTCGACGTAACACTCGCCCTCGGTAATCAGGTGAAAGATCACCACCCGTTCGGCACCGGGTTCGAGAAAGGGGGCGGCCGTTTCAGCGCTGGGCGACTGGTAACACCAGGGCGCAGTGAACCTGGCGTTGATGAAGATCGCGCCGACCAGATGCACGACGCGCAGGGTCTGAGACAGGGCGTCCATGGGTATTTCCCGTGCAGGAGATTTCCGATTGTGAGCGCGTTGCGGCGCAACATGAAATCTCCGGACGATCGGGCAGGGTTGGCCGACGATCGGACAGGACGCCAACCCGCGTCAGCGCGATAGTTGGCCTGCAGGGTCATACCGGTCCTGTCATCCATAACAAGAAATGAGAGGTTGCCATGCCGAAGTTCGTCATCGAACGCGAGATTCCAGGCGCCGGAGCATTGTCGGAAAGGG
Proteins encoded:
- a CDS encoding DUF692 domain-containing protein; its protein translation is MQTPINSKASVGLGLRRGLMKDLQAAPTGDFDFLEVAPENWIGIGGAHGAALRALAERYPLSCHGLSLSLGGPSPLDVKFLQEIRGFLDHYNVPLYSEHLSYCSDDGHLYDLLPLPFTEEAVHHVAGRIRQTQDILGRRLAVENVSYYAAPQQDMDEVTFTNAVLREADCDLLLDVNNVYVNSINHGFDPQAFLAGIDSNRVVAMHIAGHFDESDTLKIDTHGASVKPAVWSLLAQAYARFGAQPTLLERDFNFPAFTELATELQTIRRLQERA
- a CDS encoding DUF2063 domain-containing protein, which produces MANHSLHQQQIAMGQYVRDPEHCAPPADMDPVRAQVYRDLVFANLSSLLSGTFPVLVKILGDERWRSLVRIFLRDYRARTPKFAEIAQEFVEFLAVDPKALADGLWPPFMVELAHYEWVEMALQQSDAEPLPATSALLLLDRPLRISPLAWPLGYDWPVQRVGPAYQPHVLPDQPSLLLVRRTEDWSVKFCALSPLAWRLLQRIGELPELTGREHLQGLAVEAGQEGSSTFFEGGLGLLKMLHFDAVVGIV
- a CDS encoding ATP-binding protein, with translation MTLSMRWPRTLASRLSLIFLIGLILAQALSFGAQYYERYETSKNTMLGNLETDVSTSIAILDRLPAVERASWLQQLERRNYSYLLNEGVPGTPMGADMPNAPIAMASIKDAIGHDYPMTFTDIPGPKKHFQVHLKLADGSPLTIDVRPSMVPLSPWLPVVLLGQLALLIACTWLAVRIAIRPLTRLANAVETLDPNAHPVLLDEKGPTEVAHAAKAFNAMQARIAAYLKERMQLLAAISHDLQTPITRMKLRAEFMDDSSEKDKLWNDLGEMEHLVREGVAYARSIHGATEESRRIDLDAFLDSLVFDYQDMGKDVQLAGKCAAIIDTRPHALRRVLVNLTDNALKFAGAAELNVENLADGSLSVNIMDRGPGIAEEELKQVMEPFYRVENSRNRNTGGTGLGLAIAQQLAMAIGGALTLSNREGGGLCAQLRLPGHKAAK
- a CDS encoding response regulator, with the translated sequence MEHVDHILIVDDDREIRELVGNYLKKNGLRTTVVADGRQMRAFLETTPVDLIVLDIMMPGDDGLLLCRELRAGKHKATPVLMLTARNDETDRIIGLEMGADDYLVKPFAARELLARINAVLRRTRMLPPNLVVTEAGRLLAFGRWRLDTSARHLLDGDGTMVALSGAEYRLLRVFLDHPQRVLNRDQLLNLTQGRDADLFDRSIDLLVSRLRQRLLDDAREPAYIKTVRSEGYVFSLPVEILGDSA
- a CDS encoding DUF2790 domain-containing protein, producing the protein MNTKAVYAACLFAALNICTLSARAQADVTPQTYTYGTHLDIKKVLSLTEDASPSCGVVNAQLTYLDSQSKTQVLDYRKFADHCNSDN
- a CDS encoding cytochrome c biogenesis protein DipZ, with the protein product MLLIAFLGGLLTVLSPCILPVVPFLFAGADRTRVSILLTLGGMVLTFALISSLAVVSSEWVIQANNTGRHVALIVMVLFALSLISARVADGLARPFVLLGNRLNPNTGKICGPLSSIMIGVATGLLWAPCAGPILGVILTGAMLQGANAHTSLLLLAYGAGSALSLGALIFAGRGLVNRLKPSIALTGWLRRGTGLAVLAGAAVISTGAGDVLLANTSSERGSRVEKSVLESVPKVVDYFVSKVKADSAMDNGRAAPSLSGAVQWLNSPALSNESLKGKVVLVDFWTFDCINCKHTLPYVKDWAKKYAKDGLVVIGVHTPEYGFERIVDNVKAKVQEYGITYPVAIDNNYAIWRNFDNQYWPAHYLIDAKGQVRYTHFGEGSHDDQEKMIQQLLEEAKAGAPAV
- a CDS encoding AraC family transcriptional regulator; its protein translation is MDALSQTLRVVHLVGAIFINARFTAPWCYQSPSAETAAPFLEPGAERVVIFHLITEGECYVELGDQPPLLLSAGDVVVFPQGDAHRMCSQPGLPPAKGARLDEVLARRPRQLSHGGGGAITRLVCGYLACDARLAGILLTGLPPVVRVNVRGSNAGIWLESSVRYALAEARSPRPGGEGVLAKLAEVLFIEVLRLYMSEQGEGRTGWLAGVRDRIVGAALDALHKKPCHAWTLEELARTAGTSRSVLAERFQQLVGVSPMQYLTQWRMLLAANLLRSSNSSLMRIAEEVGYQTDTAFSRAFRREYGAPPAAWRRNQEKKTTAHDAAPMSH